Part of the Paenibacillus sp. JNUCC32 genome is shown below.
GCTTTCTCGATCTGGATTGCCTGTTTGTTTGTGGCGGGGATGCTGGGAACGGCTTTTGTGGTTCCAGCGCTGGTATTGCTTGGACAGAGAAGAATTCATGGTCGCGTTCGCCGGCAGCGGGCGGCATTTTCCACGGAAGTGACCGAACTGCTCTACGGGTTCCGTGATTTAAAAGTATATGGGCAGCTGAAGCAGCGAGAGGAGCTGCTGCAGCATGCCTCGGCAGTTTTATCAGCGGAGCAGCAGTCATCTGCCGTGCACCTGCTGCGAGGGCAATCGCTGCATACTTTTGTGACGTATCTCATTTCTTGGGGCGTGCTCATTCTCGGAGCTTATCTGATCATGGACGGCTCCCTTGCCGGCGTGTTTCTCGCCATGCTGGTCATGGCTTCGCTTACGGTGTTCGAAGAGGCGGCGCCAATGGCCACGCTGCCGGCTTATAAGCAGGACAGCGAGCACGCGGCCAAGCGGCTCGCCGAAATCGTTCATGCTGCCGATGTGATGGCGCCGCAGCCGAGCGGCATGCTATCCGTCAATCAAGCCGTTTCGGTGGAGCTGCGCAGGGTTACGTTCCAATATGAAGATGAATGGCGTCCTGCACTCCAAAACGTATCCCTCCATTTTCCCGCTGGTTCCAAAACGGCCATTGTCGGGCCGAGCGGGTCAGGGAAAACAACGATCGTCGAATTGCTGCTCAAGCTGCGCATACCGACAAAAGGCGAGATTCGTTTGCATGATGTTTCGATTCAGGAATTGGATGAAGCGAGCATTTGGGAAGCGTCGAATGTAGTGCTGCAGCACAGTCATTTCTTCCGCGGAACCATTCGAGACAACCTCCTGCTGGATGCCGAACATCACGACGATCATGAGTTGTCCGCTATACTGGATAAAGTCCAACTGCCGAATCAATCTCTGGACGCTGCGGTAGATGAGAAGGGCGAGAACTTGTCCGACGGAGAAAAGCAACGGCTGGCCTTGGCGCGAGCCATGCTTCGGAAAAGGCGTTTGTGGCTTTTGGACGAACCGACGTCTTCATTGGATTACATCACCGAGCAGCGCGTTTTCAGACAATTGCTGGAGCAAGCGCAGGATGATACGCTTATTCTCATATGTCATCGGCTGACCGGCTTGGAAGAAATGGACCGGATCGTGGTCATGGATCAAGGCAGGATCTTGGAAGCAGGCACGTATTCGCAGCTGATGGAGCAAAAGGGCTACTTCTATGAAATGAAACAAATTGAGCGGCAAATGATAAGCGAAGCCTGATCTTGCCATTGATGAGCCGGGTGAATTTCTACCTTCGCGTCACCGACATGTAAGGCTAGCAAAGTACAACAACGCAAGATCCCTAAGTAAATTTCAGAAGCACAGCCGATTTTCCTCCGGAGGAAGATCGGCTGTATAACTTTAACGGAGATATTGATTTCAGACGATTGGTGGAATAGGCGAGCATTTTTTATGAGCGGCTATGTTTTAAGCTATGTTGCCAGCGGCAGTGTGCCAACCGCAGATTAATCAAAAAAGGGCATTGCAAATGGGGAATGAATCATATATTATGGATAACGTAGATCCGTAATTAACTTTTGTCAGTATGCTGAAACGGGAAGTAATATACTTTTCGTGCGCGACAATTATGGATATGTAATATCCATAACTGTAATACCATGCACCATAAACCATAACGGAAAGCGAGAGGGATGTCTTGAACGATTTTTTTAATGAAGCCATATGGGAACAAGCTTGGAAGGAACATGGCGACAGCGTCATCAACAAAATGAAAAAAGCCGGAATCGAACCGGCCCGAGCATTTGATCATAAGGCCCGGACTTTCAATGAGCAATCATTTAATGAAGAAGGGAGAAAAAGGACTTCGCGCATCATGAACTGGCTTGAAGGGCAAGGCGTTCGATTCGATAATGCCTCCGTTCTGGATATCGGGGCCGCTTCGGGCGTGTTTTCGGTTCCGTTTGCGGAGCGCGGGGCTGATGTAACGGCCGTGGAGTCTTCGCAGCCCTTGATCGATCTGCTGAAAGAGAATATAACAAATTTTCCACAGGATCAGGTGAAGATCGTTCCCGAACGTTTTGAAGATATTGACGTACAGGCCAAAGGGTGGAGCCAGGCGTTCGATCTCGTTTTTCTCTCGATGTGCCCGGTCATCGTGGATTGGCAGAGCGTAGAGAAGGTACTGCAATGCGCCCGGGAGTTTTGTTATATCAGTATGCCCGCAGGTTCCACCGAGATCAGCCTGATGAATGAAATCCGGCCGCTCATCACCGATCAGCCTTACCGATCGAAACATATGGAATTCGGGTATTTGCTTCACCTGCTATACCTCAAAGGATATTCCTACGAGTCCCTTGTAACGCGGGAAACGAAAACGACGGAAGTCTCAAGCGAAGCTGCGCTGCAGGAAATCATGAACTGGCTTCGCGGTCATGGTCAAGCCCCAGATGATCAGAAGCGTAAATTGATAACGGATTATTTAGAGCAAGCTTATCCGTCCGGCAACGTCACGATCCGGCAGAGTGGGCGTTACGGCAAGGTATTGGTTCGATTGCAGGATGAAAGCATGTACTCGGGAGAACGGACTTAAGGTATCTTCCTGATGAGTATTACGATAACAATCTTTCCCGGCTCAACCAACCGTTCTTGAACCTGCCGGGGATCGGATGATATGGTAGTAGTGCGTGAACCAACGATCCGGGAGAGGCGTGAAGATGTCATGAAAATGAAATTTACACAAGTGAAAACGGTGGAAGAAATCGCAGAGGTTGCCAGACTGG
Proteins encoded:
- the cydC gene encoding thiol reductant ABC exporter subunit CydC, yielding MKELAILTKAMIEERKDIAMAIIGGFIAGIAGVCLFSLSGYLISQTVFAPPLYTLIVLTSLVKILGLLRAGSRYAERLYSHRATFSLLSRLRTSFFAKLVPLTPGILGKKRSGELLARIVGDVESLQHYFLRVAYPPIIVVMVFLATVLFTSAFSIWIACLFVAGMLGTAFVVPALVLLGQRRIHGRVRRQRAAFSTEVTELLYGFRDLKVYGQLKQREELLQHASAVLSAEQQSSAVHLLRGQSLHTFVTYLISWGVLILGAYLIMDGSLAGVFLAMLVMASLTVFEEAAPMATLPAYKQDSEHAAKRLAEIVHAADVMAPQPSGMLSVNQAVSVELRRVTFQYEDEWRPALQNVSLHFPAGSKTAIVGPSGSGKTTIVELLLKLRIPTKGEIRLHDVSIQELDEASIWEASNVVLQHSHFFRGTIRDNLLLDAEHHDDHELSAILDKVQLPNQSLDAAVDEKGENLSDGEKQRLALARAMLRKRRLWLLDEPTSSLDYITEQRVFRQLLEQAQDDTLILICHRLTGLEEMDRIVVMDQGRILEAGTYSQLMEQKGYFYEMKQIERQMISEA
- a CDS encoding class I SAM-dependent methyltransferase, which encodes MNDFFNEAIWEQAWKEHGDSVINKMKKAGIEPARAFDHKARTFNEQSFNEEGRKRTSRIMNWLEGQGVRFDNASVLDIGAASGVFSVPFAERGADVTAVESSQPLIDLLKENITNFPQDQVKIVPERFEDIDVQAKGWSQAFDLVFLSMCPVIVDWQSVEKVLQCAREFCYISMPAGSTEISLMNEIRPLITDQPYRSKHMEFGYLLHLLYLKGYSYESLVTRETKTTEVSSEAALQEIMNWLRGHGQAPDDQKRKLITDYLEQAYPSGNVTIRQSGRYGKVLVRLQDESMYSGERT